Within Romboutsia sp. CE17, the genomic segment TATATAGAAGAGTAATATCTTGAGGATTATCACTTAAAATCATTTTAGTAAATTCTTCAGTTATTCTTTCTTTACTTATATTCTTTATAATACCAGCATTTTTATATATACTTTTTAAGGTTTTATCTTCAATTTTAAAGTTTAACTTACTACTAAATCTTATAGCTCTAACCAATCTTAGACCATCTTCATTAAATCTTTCATCTGGATTACCAACAGTTTTCACTATTCTCCTTTTTATATCTCCAATTCCATCAAACTTATCAATTATGCCTAATTTATCATTATAGGCAATTGCATTAATTGTGAAATCGCGTCTTTTCAAGTCTTTAACTATATCACTTGTAAATTCTACACTTTTAGGTCTTCTATTGTTTTCATATTCACCTTCTAATCTGTATGTTGTTATCTCATATACTTCATTTTCTATTATTACACCTACAGTTCCATGCTTAATTCCATTATCAATAATTTTAAAATCACTGAAAATATTTATAATTTCATCAGGTTTTGCATTAGTAGTTATATCATAATCATTTGGTTTTATGCCAAGAATACTATCTCTTACACATCCCCCTACTATAAACGCTTCAAAACCTTTATCATATATTTTATCTATTATGAATTTAACCTTAGATGGCAAACTTATTTTCATTTTATTATATCTCCTTGATAAATTTTATAATTTAGTATTATTAATATATGGAATATTTCTAAGTTTTGTTCTATAGTACTTATTTTATACGTTATACCAAAAAATAAGCCTTCTTTTAATGAGAAGGCTTATTAGTATTTAAATCTATAAAATTATTTTACCATACTATGTTCTAATCTTAACTTATCTGCTATCATTGCTATAAATTCAGAGTTTGTTGGTTTTCCCTTAGTATTATGTACTGTATATCCAAATAACTGATTTATTGTATCAACTTTACCTCTGCTCCACGCAACTTCTATTGTGTGTCTTATAGCTCTTTCTACTCTACTTGGAGTAGTATTAAATTTCTTCGCTATACTTGGATATAATTCTTTTGTTACTGCACCTAAAAGCTCAACATTATCTATAACCATTTTTATAGCTTCTCTTAAATATAAATAACCTTTTATATGAGCTGGAACTCCTATTTCATGTATTATATTAGTTATTTCAGTTTCTATATTACCAGAATTTTTAACAAAATCACTTCTTGTCATGTGTATATCAGTATTAACTCTAGTTCTAGGCTCTATATGAGCAGTTTTATTAGATACAAGCTCTCTGATTCTATTTATAAATATTACAAAATCGAAAGGTTTTACTATGTAGTAATCAGCCCCTAAATTTATTGCACTTTGAGTTATTTTATCTTGCCCTACTGCAGATAAAACTATTATTTTTGGCATTTTTTGTATATCCATTGCATTTAGTTTTTCTATAACACCTAAACCATCTAAATGAGGCATTATTACATCAAGAACCAATAAGTCTGGTTGAGTTCTCTTAACTAAATCTAAAGCTTCAATTCCATCTTTAGCAATCCCTAATATTTCTATATCATCTTCATTGGATAAATATTCCTTTAAAACTTGACAAAAGTCTTTATTATCATCAGCTAAAACTATTTTTATTTTTTCGTTCACTAAAATTCCCCCCATTATAATAAAACATTCTCTTTTATTTACAGAAAATCTATTTTTAATTCTAAAAGACAATTCGACATACTAAAATTATAATCCTTCATAATTATTAAAATTTTCTTTTATATTTTTTCATTGTAACATTTCGTCTATAAAAATACCATATCCTTTTTTAGGATTATTTTTAAAAACATGAGTAATACTGCCTATAAGTTTATTATTTTGTATAATCGGTATCCCACTCATACCTTGAATTATTCCACCAGTAAAATCTATTAAGTCTTCGTCTGTAACTTTAATTATCATATCTCTATTTGAAGTCTCATCATCTATTATTTTTTCTATTTTTATATCATAGGTTCTTATATTTCTATTTTCATCTTCAAAAAGTATTACAGCATCTCCTATTTTTATATCTTCTGATGTTCCTAATTCAATTAATTCACTGTCTATTTTTGCCTTACTTAACAAATTACCATGTATTCCAAAATTAGAATTATTATCAAACCGTCCTATAGGATGATTTAATTCAAATTGTCCTTTTATTTTACCTATGCTGTCCGAATTACCCTTTATAATTTCTAAATTATCCGCATTGTACAAATATCCTTCTTTTATTTTCAAAAGTTTATTTGTATCAACATCCGTTATTGCATGACCTATAGCAAAAAATGTGTCAGTATCAGGGTCATAAAGTGTCATAGTTCCAATTCCAGATATTTTATCTCTAACCCATAAACCAAGTTTATATTCTCCATTTTCATATTTTAACTTTATAATTTCTTCTTTATATTTTTCATTTCTTTGAAATCCAACTTTAATTTCTTCCTGCTTAATTTTTTTTAATATTATATATATATCTTCACTACTACTAACTTCTTCATCATTAATTTTAGTTATATTATCACCAACTTGAATACCTCCAATATAGGAGATATTCTCTTCTTCGTATCCAATAACTAAAACTCCATCCGTATCTGCTTTAATACCAACTATATTACCCAATGGATATACAAATTTTTTTTCAATCTTTTCTTTGAAAATACTAACACTTCTTTGATTATTATCATTGATTAATTTATTATACTTAAATGTAAATATTACTAATAAAGTAAATATAAAAATGCTTATAAATTTAATACTTGTTATTTTATTTTTCATTAGTTTTCTCCTATATTTGCTAATACTGTTTTTATAATTCCTTTATTGTAAAATTTTATTCAAATATTAAATAAATTATAACTTGTTTACAAAAAAAATAAGAAAGCTTAAACTTTCTTATTTTTTGGCTAATTCTATTATTTCACTAGCATGTTCTATAGTTTTTTCGGTTATATTACTTCCTGCTATAAGTCTTGCTATCTCGTCTCGTTTTTGATCATAATTTAACTTTCTTATACTTGTAAAAGTTCTATCATTTGCAGTATTTTTTTCAATACAATAGTGAGTATCTGCATTAGCAGCTATTTGTGGTAAATGAGTTATACAAATTATTTGTTTTTTCTTAGATATTTTAGACAATTTTTCTCCAACAATTTGAGCTGCAATCCCACTTATCCCTGTATCGATCTCATCAAATACCAAAGTATCAATTTGATCTATATCTGCAAGTATAGTTTTGAAAGCTAGCATAAATCTAGACATTTCTCCTCCTGATGCAACCTTATATATCGGTTTTATATCTTCACCTAAGTTAAAAGATATCATAAACTCTATATCATCTTTTCCGTCTACAGTAAAGCTACTTTCTTCAAAGTCAACTTTAAATACTACATTCTTCATATTTAGACTTTTTAATTCAACTAATAATACATCCTCCAATTTAGATGCTACAAGTTTTCTAGCTTTAGTTAAATTATCAGCTTTTTCTACAAGAATTTTTTCAATTCTTATTATCTCTCTTTTTAATTCTTCTACTTTTTCATCTCTATTTAATATTTCATCTAGTCTATTTTTTATGTTGTCATGATAATTGAAAATTTCTTCTATGCTATTTCCATATTTTCTCTTAAGATTATTAATTTCATCTATTCTTATTTCAATTTGCTCTAATTCATAAGGTTCAAAGTCTATACTTTCTTTATAGTTCCTTATTTCTCTAGCTATATCTTGAAGTTCATACATTATCCTTTCAACATTTTCATTGTATTCACTTAAAGCTTTATCATATTCAGATATTGCACTTAGCTCTTTAGATGCACTTCCTATTAAATCTACTGCATTTACACTACCTTCATATAAGTTCTGATAACTTATATTTAAGTTACTATAAATTTTTTCACTATTTCTAAACACATCTCTTTGCTTTAACAATTCTTCGTATTCATCTTTACTTAAATTAGCTGATTCAATCTCATTTATTTGAAATTTCAACAAATCTATTTCTCTTTGAATCTGCATATCATCTTTATTTTCAGTTAAAATATTAAGAGCATTTTT encodes:
- a CDS encoding CCA tRNA nucleotidyltransferase, yielding MKISLPSKVKFIIDKIYDKGFEAFIVGGCVRDSILGIKPNDYDITTNAKPDEIINIFSDFKIIDNGIKHGTVGVIIENEVYEITTYRLEGEYENNRRPKSVEFTSDIVKDLKRRDFTINAIAYNDKLGIIDKFDGIGDIKRRIVKTVGNPDERFNEDGLRLVRAIRFSSKLNFKIEDKTLKSIYKNAGIIKNISKERITEEFTKMILSDNPQDITLLYKTGIFRFIGIYSYMNKNRYKLLEEELRILKYYPKDLIVRMSMLEYIIKYKKIPSNSVVNTLIYSKKIKNECEKLVSCMIIDNKEVNSIDIKLLLNKVGLEIFMKALEIKRIYYNKLMLNNSNKDNIEEIVCILDETVEKILEIEKNKECYQIKDLDINGKDIESLGYRGKDIGEKLNILLNKVIENPELNKKEVLMGLI
- the spo0A gene encoding sporulation transcription factor Spo0A codes for the protein MGGILVNEKIKIVLADDNKDFCQVLKEYLSNEDDIEILGIAKDGIEALDLVKRTQPDLLVLDVIMPHLDGLGVIEKLNAMDIQKMPKIIVLSAVGQDKITQSAINLGADYYIVKPFDFVIFINRIRELVSNKTAHIEPRTRVNTDIHMTRSDFVKNSGNIETEITNIIHEIGVPAHIKGYLYLREAIKMVIDNVELLGAVTKELYPSIAKKFNTTPSRVERAIRHTIEVAWSRGKVDTINQLFGYTVHNTKGKPTNSEFIAMIADKLRLEHSMVK
- a CDS encoding SpoIVB peptidase S55 domain-containing protein, producing the protein MKNKITSIKFISIFIFTLLVIFTFKYNKLINDNNQRSVSIFKEKIEKKFVYPLGNIVGIKADTDGVLVIGYEEENISYIGGIQVGDNITKINDEEVSSSEDIYIILKKIKQEEIKVGFQRNEKYKEEIIKLKYENGEYKLGLWVRDKISGIGTMTLYDPDTDTFFAIGHAITDVDTNKLLKIKEGYLYNADNLEIIKGNSDSIGKIKGQFELNHPIGRFDNNSNFGIHGNLLSKAKIDSELIELGTSEDIKIGDAVILFEDENRNIRTYDIKIEKIIDDETSNRDMIIKVTDEDLIDFTGGIIQGMSGIPIIQNNKLIGSITHVFKNNPKKGYGIFIDEMLQ
- the recN gene encoding DNA repair protein RecN; protein product: MKNCALVEELRLTIDENLNILTGETGSGKSIIIDALGLCLGEKYDRAFLRKGTEKGIVEAIFSSESVHLKKVLEKYDIELDDDNLLVITRVIYDDGKSVARVNGRTLKLSVLREISSTLIDIHGQHQNQALFNKETHLQFLDLFGEGELIDLKNEYKNVYNEYTKVKNALNILTENKDDMQIQREIDLLKFQINEIESANLSKDEYEELLKQRDVFRNSEKIYSNLNISYQNLYEGSVNAVDLIGSASKELSAISEYDKALSEYNENVERIMYELQDIAREIRNYKESIDFEPYELEQIEIRIDEINNLKRKYGNSIEEIFNYHDNIKNRLDEILNRDEKVEELKREIIRIEKILVEKADNLTKARKLVASKLEDVLLVELKSLNMKNVVFKVDFEESSFTVDGKDDIEFMISFNLGEDIKPIYKVASGGEMSRFMLAFKTILADIDQIDTLVFDEIDTGISGIAAQIVGEKLSKISKKKQIICITHLPQIAANADTHYCIEKNTANDRTFTSIRKLNYDQKRDEIARLIAGSNITEKTIEHASEIIELAKK